In the Dehalogenimonas sp. THU2 genome, AGCCGGGTAAAGCCACGTCGATATGCTTTTCAGCCAGTTCGACCAGTGCGGTCTGCAATTCTTTGAGCGACGCATCTGTCTCGGCGATGACATCCTTCATATACATCCGCAGGTCGGTGGCCACCTGATCGTTCCGTGACCGGGCGGTATGCAGCCGACCCCCCGCCTCTCCGATCTTCTCCTTTAACCGGGCTTCGACAGCCATGTGGATGTCTTCCATCTCCGGCTTGAAGGCGAAGTTACCGTCGGTGATCTCAAGTTCGATCTCGACAAGACCTTTGATAATGTCCAGGGCGTCTGCCGATTCGATGATACTCTGCTTCGCCAGCATTCTGGCATGAGCCACGGAACCGCGGATATCTTCACGGTAAAGCCGCGAGTCGAATGGCAATGACGTGGTATACTTGATCACCAGTTCATCCGCGGGCTTGTCGAAACGGCTTCTCACATGACTCATCGAGTGTTTTATTCTCCCAATCGTCGAACTATCGCCTCTGTCCTATTCTCCTCTCCCCACGAGGGGAGAGGAATGAAAGGTGAGGGGGCTACCAACTCTTCCTTACTTGTTTTCTTTTTTTAAGAATTGTGCCCTCGCCTGCGTCCTGACCGGCAGTCCCCACAGCTTGATGAACCCCACCGCCGCCGAGGCGTCGAACTGATCTCCGGTCTCGTAGGTGGCCAGGTTGTGAGCGTAAAGGGAATACGGGGACTTGCGCCCCACCACCCGGAATCCGCCGCGTTCCAGCTTGAGCCTGACCGTGCCGGTGACGTAGGTCTGGGTGCTCTTGATGTAGGCGTCCAGGTCGGCTTTGTGGGCGGAGAACCATAAACCGTTGTAAACCAGGTCGCTGTATTCCTGGGCGATCTTTGCCTTGAACCGCGCCTGGTCCTTGGCCAGGGTCAGGGACTCCAGGGCGGCGTGGGCTTTGAGGAGCACCACGGCGGCCGGGGCCTCGTAGATCTCATGGGATTTGATACCGACCAGCCGGTTCTCCACATGGTCAATGCGGCCGATGCCGTGCGCCCCGGCGATCTCGTTCAATGTAGAAATAAGAGTGATGCCGTCCATGCGGTGGTTGTTCAAGGACACCGGCACACCCTTGCGGAAACCGATGGTGACGTAGGCCGGCTTCTCCGGCGTGTCCTTGACCTCACGTGTCCAGGCGAAAACATCAGCTGGGGGCTCCACCCATGGATCTTCCAGCACGCCGCACTCGCAGGACCGGCCCCACAGGTTCTCGTCAATGGAATAGGGGCTCTTGGCCGTTACCGGCAGGGGGATCTTGAACTTTTTGGCGTATTCAATGGTTTCCTGCCGGGTCATACCCCATTCCCGCGCCGGGGCGATAACCTTGAGGTGCGGCGCCAGGGCGGCGGTGGCCACGTCCAGGCGCACCTGGTCGTTGCCCTTGCCGGTGCAGCCGTGGGCGATGGCGGTGGCGCCCTTTTCCAGGGCCACGTCCACCATCAGCTTGGCGATCAGCGGCCGGCCTAGCGCCGTGGCCAGCGGGTACTCGTTCTCATACAGCGCGCCGGCTGCCAGCGCCGGGAAGATATAATCGTTGACGAACTCTTTTTTGGCGTCGATGACGATAGCGTCGATGGCGCCTACCTTGAGCGCTTTATTGCGGATGACGGTGAAATCACGCTCGTTGCCCACGTCTATAGTGAGGGCGATGACGTCCATGCCGTAATGTTCCTTCAGCCACGGGATGGCCGCGGAAGTATCGATACCGCCGGAATATGCCAGGACAACTTTTTCAGTCATAGGAGGCCTTTCTTATAATCGAGAAGTAGCTATATTATGCTACAAAGAGGGGTGGGGATGCTAGGGGCGGGGCTTCGGAGGCATTCCCCGCGGTAGTCCGGGCGTCTTGCCCGTACCAGAACAGTCAGGGATGCCTGCCCCGCCTTTGCTACGAAAACCTCACCGGTTCTTGTTGGAGGGTTTCGCTGTAGGGGCGGGTCTCAGACCCGCCCGCCCCGGTATGTCCTCGAAGTGCCGGATCGGTGGTTTTGATATCCGCGGCGGGCATGGTCTTTTTGCCGGAGAACAGCCTTTTAACCGCAGCCACAGGCAGGAACATCGATGTCCGCTGCCGGCATGCTACATAACGATCGCCGAAGTGCAGTTCCATCTCCTTCTCCTCCCGTTTGGCCAGCCGGTAGTAGAGAACCACCAGCATCGGCCACATGACGAGCATCGGCAGGGTGGCCCATTCCAGGAGCATGCCGAGGGTGATCAGAAGGAAGCCGGTGTATTGCGGATGACGGATGAACCGGTACAGGCCCTTGTCCACCAGTTCGCCCTTGCCTTCTTCCTTGCTCCAGTAGTGCTTGTAGATGTCGCGCCAGCCCCAGACGATAAGCCCGATGCCGATGAGATAGCAGAAGATACCGGCGAGCATGCCCCATTCGCCGATCAGGGAAACGAGCGTGTGACCACACAGCACCCCCTCCGGCAGCGAGGCGCCGATAACCCCGGAAACGATATACATCGTCAGCGGCACACCAAACATCTCCAGTGCCAGGGCGACGACAAATGCCAGATAAACACTGGCCGGTTTGCGCTGGCTTTTCTTATAAAAGGGAATGAAGAGCAGGAACAGCCCGAAAGTTACGATCCAGGCGATAACCGCCCACCAGTGCCCGAAATGCTCGTCCATGATGATCCTCCCGGTTCAGTGATATACCGGAACGGTTTCCGGTGTTTACGGACCCATCATAGACCCTGGCTATAGGATATACGCTCGGCATCTGGCGGGAAATTGACTGGCCGTTTGGATAGTAATTTACGGGTTGTCATTCTCTTTCAGGGTCCTATCCCCCCCCCACAAACCGTCATCGTGCTTGTCCCGACGAAGCGGGAGCCAACCCTTAACCGTCTTTGCGAGGAGCGAAGCTTAGCCTGTCCTGAGCGAAGTCGAATGGATGGCAATCTCATCGCCACCTGCGCGGATTCCACGGCGGCTTTCCCAACATAAATCAACCGTCATCGTGAGCCTACGGCGAAACGATCTCAATGCCGCTATGAGCAGAATGAAGGAAGGCCGCCCGGAATTGTTTTTTGTTTTTTCACAATGCATTTTTTGGAAACAATCTCCGTTTTCACGATTAGGCACCCGGGTGTCCAATCGTGAGATTGTTCCAAAACAATAATTGAATCAAAAAACAATTATCCTCCGGTCAAAGCTGCCAAAGGCCGCCGGGGGGTATTGTTTCGGAATTGTTTGAATTCAATTCCCGTTATTCAGTTTTAAAAGAGCAGGGAACACTTCGGCTCCGCTCAGTGCGAGTCAGCCAGGCAACGGTCAACGCTTCAGCGGGGAACCGGGCTGCCTGATTCGTATGCTTTGCGAAAACGAAGGAAACGAATCCGTTTTCCACTATCAGCCTTGCCTGGAACCGCTACGGAGTGAGGCGAACAGGCATAGGGCAGACTGGGGTTTGACCAAGGAGAACATATGATACCATACCGTCACTCGTAGGTTGTCAAGGGGATTTGGCGGGTTTTAGAAATATATATTCCTATGAAACGATGGAGTCACCTGACAGACACGGTTAAACCCGGAAACGGGCGCTCTAGTCCAAAATGGGTTTTCCTGACGATATTCTCCCGGGTCGTGTAGGGACACGGCGAGCCGTGTCCTCCATGTTCTTTATCTCCTTGACCCGCTTGCCGTTGCCGTCATAGACGTACTGGGCTATGACGCCGGTGCCGTCGCTGATGGAGATCAGGTGGTTTTCGGCGTCCCATTCGAGGGTTTGGAAATTCAATTGTTAAGGTGACATTGCGCTTTAAGTATTTTTAACCTGGAATGATCTTAGGCCTATGTAAGATGTAAATGAACCAATAAATTGGGAACACTACAGCATTACCTAAAATGAGAATGATGGTCCATATGGTTTTATTACCTTTGGCTATTGATGGATTATTTTGTACATCAATAATATAGAATATCAGTAAAAGGGGTATCGTGATAAGTGTGACCCAATAAAACCCCATGATGAAGATGTTTTCATATGGATCAATAGCCATTATTACAACAGTAACTATTAATGTTGATAAAAGAATAGAGGGCAAAACACTCCCAATTCCGAGGATAAGTTTGAAAAATTTGTTCATAGTTTATTATTTCCATGGTCTTGTGCGATATTATTAGGCATTATTTCATAATTGTATTTACGTTCGCGCCAAATATGAAAATACCAATAGAAAGGATTAATTCCAAAATTCCCAGTTATCAGGCCAAATATCCAAAGTCGTTTTTGGTTCTTATTCATGATATGTCTATTATTTAACAAGTGAACAATATTGAAAATAACCATAACTGGAATAGAAATGAATGTGATATACCCTAAGTTTACCCAGAATTGGCTTGTGGCTCTCACTCCTTCACCCACAAATACCAATAGAAGCAAAAACAGGATAAATGGCAATAGATTTAATACACCTAACACAATTCTAGCGAAGATATTTAACTTCATATGAGCATTTCCTCTGTTGATAATTACGGCCAATCGTTGTCCCTTCCGCGCCTATATGCGGTTTCGACCCAACCGGGCATGGCGTCATAAGCATTGATACTTGAAATTTCTTTTATTGACGTTTTACCAAAATCAATTGACAATCCCAAATCAAACCCAACATAAATATCATTTTGACCTAGT is a window encoding:
- a CDS encoding argininosuccinate synthase, which translates into the protein MTEKVVLAYSGGIDTSAAIPWLKEHYGMDVIALTIDVGNERDFTVIRNKALKVGAIDAIVIDAKKEFVNDYIFPALAAGALYENEYPLATALGRPLIAKLMVDVALEKGATAIAHGCTGKGNDQVRLDVATAALAPHLKVIAPAREWGMTRQETIEYAKKFKIPLPVTAKSPYSIDENLWGRSCECGVLEDPWVEPPADVFAWTREVKDTPEKPAYVTIGFRKGVPVSLNNHRMDGITLISTLNEIAGAHGIGRIDHVENRLVGIKSHEIYEAPAAVVLLKAHAALESLTLAKDQARFKAKIAQEYSDLVYNGLWFSAHKADLDAYIKSTQTYVTGTVRLKLERGGFRVVGRKSPYSLYAHNLATYETGDQFDASAAVGFIKLWGLPVRTQARAQFLKKENK
- a CDS encoding isoprenylcysteine carboxylmethyltransferase family protein, translating into MDEHFGHWWAVIAWIVTFGLFLLFIPFYKKSQRKPASVYLAFVVALALEMFGVPLTMYIVSGVIGASLPEGVLCGHTLVSLIGEWGMLAGIFCYLIGIGLIVWGWRDIYKHYWSKEEGKGELVDKGLYRFIRHPQYTGFLLITLGMLLEWATLPMLVMWPMLVVLYYRLAKREEKEMELHFGDRYVACRQRTSMFLPVAAVKRLFSGKKTMPAADIKTTDPALRGHTGAGGSETRPYSETLQQEPVRFS
- a CDS encoding RHS repeat domain-containing protein yields the protein MNFQTLEWDAENHLISISDGTGVIAQYVYDGNGKRVKEIKNMEDTARRVPTRPGRISSGKPILD